The following are encoded together in the Bradyrhizobium sp. CCGUVB1N3 genome:
- a CDS encoding FAD binding domain-containing protein, producing MDLNTITSVAHPASRAQLPAWTAGDAWLAGGTWLFSEPQAHLSRLIDLADLKWPALTITDTHLTIAATCTIAELDALTCPPDWLAAPLITQCCRAFLASFKIWKTATVGGNLCMSLPAGPMISLTSALDGICTIWKADGGEQRIPVLDLVTGNQRNRLTPGDLLRQIDIPLAALKRRSAFRQISLTPVGRSAALLIGRLDGDAALSLTVTASTVRPIRLSFPKPPDANALRAAIALEITDNLYHDDVHGKPFWRKHMTLHLAEEIRRELLDGARP from the coding sequence ATGGACTTGAATACCATCACGTCGGTGGCCCATCCGGCGAGCCGCGCGCAACTGCCCGCTTGGACGGCAGGCGATGCTTGGCTCGCGGGCGGAACCTGGCTGTTCTCGGAGCCGCAGGCCCACCTGTCCCGCCTGATTGATCTCGCCGACCTCAAATGGCCTGCACTGACCATCACCGACACCCATCTGACGATCGCGGCAACCTGCACCATCGCAGAGCTCGATGCGTTGACCTGTCCGCCCGACTGGCTCGCCGCACCGCTGATCACCCAATGCTGCCGTGCCTTCCTCGCCTCGTTCAAGATCTGGAAGACAGCGACCGTCGGCGGCAATCTCTGTATGTCGCTGCCGGCAGGTCCGATGATCTCGCTGACCTCGGCGCTCGACGGCATCTGCACGATCTGGAAGGCTGATGGTGGCGAGCAGAGGATTCCGGTCCTCGATTTGGTCACCGGCAACCAGCGCAATCGCCTGACGCCGGGCGATCTGTTGCGGCAAATCGATATCCCGCTCGCGGCGCTGAAGCGCCGTTCGGCGTTCCGCCAGATCTCGCTGACGCCGGTCGGCCGCTCCGCGGCGCTGTTGATCGGCCGTCTCGATGGCGATGCTGCGCTGAGCCTGACGGTAACCGCCTCGACCGTGCGCCCGATCCGGCTGTCCTTTCCGAAGCCGCCCGATGCGAACGCATTGCGCGCAGCCATCGCGCTCGAGATTACCGATAACCTCTACCACGACGACGTCCACGGCAAGCCGTTCTGGCGCAAGCACATGACGCTGCACCTTGCCGAGGAGATCCGTCGCGAATTGCTGGATGGCGCGCGGCCATGA
- a CDS encoding 8-oxoguanine deaminase: MDNAKPVWIKDPLAILADGAERGIVVQDGRIVELVPAGGKPAADAAVFEAGEHVVLPGLINTHHHFYQTLTRALPAAMDRELFPWLKALYPVWARMTPEALQLGVTVAMSELLLSGCTTTTDHHYVFPAGLEDAVDIEVAVARRLGVRALLTRGSMNLSQRDGGLPPDSVVQDEDTILADSARVVAKHHQRGADAMVQIALAPCSPFSVTTSLMRSTADLADKLDVRLHTHLAETEDENRFCEQIYGCRPLDYLEQCGWLNARTWLAHGIFFNADEMKRLGKAKTTISHCACSNQLLASGCCPVCEMEEAGVGIGLGVDGSASNDASNLMQEVRSAFLLQRARYGVTRISHKDALRWATKGSAACVGRPELGEIAVGKAADLALYRLDELRFSGHGDPIAAVVLCGAHRADRVMVAGKWAVVDGAIPGLDVADLIRRHSAAARAMQAG, translated from the coding sequence ATGGATAACGCAAAGCCGGTCTGGATCAAGGACCCGCTCGCCATTCTTGCCGACGGTGCCGAGCGCGGCATCGTGGTGCAGGATGGGCGGATCGTCGAGCTTGTCCCCGCTGGCGGCAAGCCCGCAGCGGACGCCGCAGTCTTCGAGGCGGGCGAACATGTCGTGCTGCCCGGGCTGATCAACACGCATCATCACTTCTACCAGACGCTGACGCGCGCGCTGCCGGCGGCGATGGACCGCGAGCTGTTTCCCTGGCTCAAGGCGCTCTATCCGGTCTGGGCGCGGATGACGCCGGAGGCGCTCCAGCTCGGCGTCACTGTGGCGATGTCGGAGCTGTTGCTGTCGGGCTGCACCACCACGACGGATCATCACTACGTCTTCCCCGCGGGCCTGGAAGACGCCGTCGACATCGAGGTCGCCGTTGCCAGGCGGCTTGGCGTGCGCGCGCTGCTCACGCGCGGCTCGATGAACCTGTCGCAGCGCGACGGCGGCCTGCCGCCTGATAGCGTGGTGCAGGATGAGGACACCATCCTCGCCGACAGCGCGCGGGTGGTCGCAAAGCATCACCAGCGCGGCGCGGATGCGATGGTGCAGATCGCGCTCGCGCCATGCTCGCCATTCTCGGTGACGACGTCGCTGATGCGCAGCACCGCCGATCTCGCGGACAAGCTCGACGTCCGCCTGCACACCCATCTCGCCGAGACCGAGGACGAAAACAGGTTTTGCGAGCAGATATATGGTTGCCGCCCGCTCGACTATCTCGAGCAGTGCGGTTGGCTCAATGCTCGCACCTGGCTCGCCCACGGCATCTTCTTCAATGCCGACGAGATGAAGCGGCTCGGCAAAGCGAAGACGACCATCAGCCATTGCGCATGCAGCAACCAGCTTCTCGCGTCCGGCTGCTGCCCGGTCTGCGAGATGGAGGAGGCTGGCGTCGGCATCGGCCTCGGGGTGGATGGTTCGGCCTCCAACGATGCGTCCAACCTGATGCAGGAGGTGCGCTCCGCGTTCCTGCTCCAGCGTGCCCGCTATGGCGTGACGAGGATCAGCCACAAGGATGCGCTGCGCTGGGCCACCAAGGGCTCGGCCGCCTGCGTCGGCCGTCCCGAACTCGGCGAGATCGCGGTCGGCAAGGCGGCCGATCTCGCGCTGTATAGGCTGGATGAATTGCGCTTCTCGGGTCATGGCGATCCGATTGCCGCGGTCGTGCTTTGCGGCGCGCATCGGGCTGATCGGGTGATGGTCGCAGGGAAATGGGCCGTGGTCGACGGGGCGATCCCGGGCCTGGACGTCGCCGACCTGATCCGCCGCCACAGTGCTGCGGCCCGCGCGATGCAGGCAGGTTAG
- a CDS encoding BMP family ABC transporter substrate-binding protein has product MRKTLLALAAGLLLAGSVSAASAADKLKVGFIYLGPIGDLGWTYQHDQGRLALEKELGDKIETTYLENVPEGPDAERAIEQLVRAGNKLIFTTSFGYMDPTLKVAKKYPNVHFEHATGYKRDKNMSTYSSKWYQGRYIQGLIAAKMSKTGVLGYIGSFPIPEVVSGINATILAAQTINPNIKVKIIWANTWFDPGKEADAAKALLDQGADVIMQHTDSPAAMQIASERGKLAFGQDSEMIKFGPKSQLTSILDTWGPYYIARVKAELDGTWKSEDTWGGLDSHMFAMAPYTNMPDDVKKMAEDAQAAITSGKLHPFKCPVVGQDGKEVECKGGDHLDDGQILGMNFYVKGIDDKVPGK; this is encoded by the coding sequence ATGAGGAAAACACTTCTTGCGCTGGCTGCCGGGCTCTTGCTTGCCGGAAGCGTCAGCGCTGCCTCCGCCGCCGACAAGCTGAAGGTCGGCTTCATTTACCTTGGCCCGATTGGCGATCTCGGCTGGACCTACCAGCACGATCAAGGGCGCCTGGCGCTCGAAAAGGAGCTCGGCGACAAGATCGAAACGACCTATCTCGAGAACGTGCCCGAAGGTCCCGACGCCGAGCGCGCGATCGAGCAACTCGTCCGCGCCGGCAACAAGCTGATCTTCACGACGTCGTTCGGCTACATGGACCCGACACTGAAGGTCGCCAAGAAATATCCGAACGTGCATTTCGAGCACGCCACCGGCTACAAGCGCGACAAGAACATGTCGACCTATTCGTCCAAGTGGTACCAGGGCCGCTACATCCAGGGCCTGATCGCGGCCAAGATGTCGAAGACCGGCGTGCTCGGGTATATCGGCTCGTTCCCGATTCCAGAGGTCGTCTCCGGCATCAACGCCACGATTCTCGCGGCGCAAACCATCAATCCGAACATCAAGGTCAAGATCATCTGGGCCAACACCTGGTTCGATCCGGGCAAGGAAGCCGACGCGGCCAAGGCGCTGCTCGACCAAGGCGCCGACGTCATCATGCAGCACACGGATTCGCCGGCAGCGATGCAGATCGCCAGCGAGCGCGGCAAGCTCGCCTTCGGCCAGGATTCCGAGATGATCAAGTTCGGGCCCAAGTCGCAGCTCACCTCGATCCTCGATACCTGGGGCCCCTACTACATTGCGCGCGTCAAGGCCGAGCTCGACGGCACCTGGAAGTCCGAGGACACCTGGGGCGGGCTCGACAGCCACATGTTTGCGATGGCGCCCTACACCAACATGCCCGACGACGTGAAAAAGATGGCGGAGGATGCCCAAGCCGCGATCACATCAGGCAAGCTGCATCCGTTCAAATGCCCGGTCGTCGGGCAGGACGGCAAGGAAGTCGAGTGCAAAGGCGGCGATCACCTCGATGACGGCCAGATCCTCGGCATGAACTTCTACGTCAAAGGCATCGACGACAAGGTTCCGGGCAAGTAG